The following proteins are encoded in a genomic region of Methylobacterium tardum:
- the ntrC gene encoding nitrogen regulation protein NR(I), with protein MPNGHIIVADDDAAIRTVLNQALSRAGYEVRSTGNCATLWRWVAQGEGDLVITDVVMPDENVFDLLPRIKRVRPELPIIVMSAQNTFMTAIRASERGAYEYLPKPFDLKELIAIVGRALSRPRGAAPAGAPPENEDIPLVGRSPAMQEIYRALARLMPTDLTVMITGESGTGKELVARALHDYGRRRTGPFVPVNMAAIPRDLIESELFGHEKGAFTGALQRSAGRFEQAEGGTLFLDEIGDMPMEAQTRLLRVLQQGEYTTVGGRVPIKTNVRIIAATNKDLRISIQQGIFREDLFFRLNVVPLRLPALRERSEDVPDLVRHFFVLVEREGLTRKSLDGDAMERLKRYRWPGNVRELENLVRRLAALYPQETITGPVIEAELDTLPLAAPAASNGNGAARKAGGESESLSSAVERHLSDYFSGYRDTLPPPGLYHRILREIEGPLIGAALAATRGNQIRAAELLGVNRNTLRKKVRDLDLQVFRTAR; from the coding sequence ATGCCGAACGGCCACATCATCGTCGCCGACGACGACGCCGCAATCCGCACCGTGCTCAACCAAGCGCTGTCACGGGCGGGCTACGAGGTCCGCTCGACGGGCAATTGCGCCACCCTCTGGCGCTGGGTCGCGCAGGGGGAGGGCGACCTCGTCATCACCGACGTGGTCATGCCCGACGAGAACGTGTTCGACCTGCTGCCGCGCATCAAGCGGGTGCGGCCCGAGCTGCCGATCATCGTCATGAGCGCGCAGAACACCTTCATGACGGCGATCCGCGCCTCGGAGCGGGGCGCCTACGAGTACCTGCCGAAGCCCTTCGACCTGAAGGAGCTGATCGCCATCGTGGGCCGGGCGCTCTCGCGCCCCCGCGGCGCGGCGCCGGCCGGCGCGCCCCCCGAGAACGAGGACATTCCGCTGGTCGGCCGCTCGCCGGCCATGCAGGAGATCTACCGGGCGCTCGCCCGGCTGATGCCGACCGACCTCACCGTGATGATCACCGGCGAGTCCGGCACCGGCAAGGAGCTGGTGGCCCGGGCGCTGCACGATTACGGCCGCCGCCGCACCGGGCCGTTCGTGCCGGTCAACATGGCGGCGATCCCGCGCGACCTGATCGAGTCCGAGCTGTTCGGCCACGAGAAGGGCGCCTTCACGGGCGCGCTCCAGCGCTCCGCGGGCCGGTTCGAGCAGGCCGAGGGCGGCACGCTGTTCCTCGACGAGATCGGCGACATGCCGATGGAGGCGCAGACAAGGCTGCTGCGCGTGCTCCAGCAGGGCGAGTACACGACGGTGGGCGGACGGGTCCCGATCAAGACCAACGTCCGGATCATCGCGGCGACCAACAAGGACCTGCGGATCTCGATCCAGCAGGGCATCTTCCGCGAGGATCTGTTCTTCCGGCTGAACGTGGTGCCGCTGCGCCTGCCGGCCCTGCGCGAGCGCTCGGAGGACGTGCCGGATCTCGTCCGCCACTTCTTCGTGCTGGTCGAGCGCGAGGGCCTGACCCGGAAGTCCCTCGACGGCGACGCGATGGAGCGGCTCAAGCGCTACCGCTGGCCCGGCAACGTCCGCGAGCTGGAGAACCTCGTCCGGCGGCTCGCCGCGCTGTACCCGCAGGAGACGATCACCGGCCCGGTGATCGAGGCCGAGCTCGACACGCTGCCGCTCGCGGCCCCCGCCGCCTCGAACGGCAACGGCGCCGCCCGCAAGGCCGGCGGGGAGTCGGAGAGCCTGTCGAGCGCGGTCGAGCGGCACCTCTCGGACTACTTCTCCGGTTATCGCGACACGCTGCCGCCGCCCGGGCTCTATCACCGGATCCTGCGCGAGATTGAAGGCCCGCTGATCGGCGCGGCGCTGGCGGCCACCCGCGGCAACCAGATCCGCGCGGCGGAACTCCTCGGGGTCAACCGCAACACCCTGCGCAAGAAGGTGCGGGACCTGGACCTGCAGGTTTTCCGGACGGCACGGTAG
- a CDS encoding two-component system sensor histidine kinase NtrB, with protein MSDESLPKESGNRRDTAAEAVLNALPLPVLTIGADEQILHCNHAAEAFFDYSARLMQRRRLRDIIPFASPIIALVAEVRRRRASVSEYRVELTQPRLGLERSVDVFATPLGDDGDAVVMMLQERTIADKMNRQLTHRGAARSMVALGAMLAHEIKNPLAGIRGAAQLLESTGAEEDRLLTRLICDESDRIVRIAERMELFGDERPSDRGAVNVHGVLDQVKRSAQSGFARHIRFIETYDPSLPPVLGNRDQLIQVILNLVKNAAEAIGPDAVEGEITLSTAFRTGLRLQVPGSRERVSLPIEVAVRDNGPGISAELLPDLFDPFVTTKAQGSGLGLALVAKIVGDHGGIAECDPAPRRTAFRILLPMSSARDGRESAVDP; from the coding sequence GTGAGCGACGAGTCCCTCCCGAAAGAGTCCGGCAACCGGCGCGACACCGCCGCCGAGGCCGTGCTCAACGCCCTGCCGCTGCCGGTCCTGACCATCGGCGCCGACGAGCAGATCCTCCACTGCAACCACGCCGCGGAGGCGTTCTTCGACTACTCGGCGCGGCTGATGCAGCGCCGGCGGCTCCGCGACATCATCCCGTTCGCCTCGCCGATCATCGCCCTGGTGGCCGAGGTCCGGCGGCGCCGCGCCAGCGTCAGCGAGTACCGGGTGGAGCTGACCCAGCCGCGCCTTGGTCTGGAGCGCAGCGTCGACGTGTTCGCGACGCCGCTCGGCGACGACGGCGACGCCGTGGTGATGATGCTCCAGGAGCGCACGATTGCCGACAAGATGAACCGCCAGCTCACCCATCGCGGCGCGGCGCGCTCGATGGTGGCGCTCGGCGCGATGCTGGCCCACGAGATCAAGAACCCGCTCGCCGGCATCCGCGGCGCGGCGCAGCTCCTCGAGAGCACCGGCGCCGAGGAGGACCGGCTGCTCACCCGCCTGATCTGCGACGAATCCGACCGGATCGTCCGCATCGCCGAGCGCATGGAGCTGTTCGGCGACGAGCGCCCCTCGGATCGCGGCGCCGTCAACGTCCACGGGGTGCTCGATCAGGTGAAGCGCTCGGCGCAGTCGGGCTTCGCGCGGCATATCCGGTTCATCGAGACCTACGACCCGTCGCTGCCGCCGGTGCTCGGCAACCGCGACCAGCTGATCCAGGTGATCCTGAACCTCGTGAAGAACGCCGCCGAGGCGATCGGCCCGGACGCGGTCGAGGGCGAGATCACTCTGTCGACCGCCTTCCGCACCGGCCTGCGCCTTCAGGTTCCGGGCTCCCGCGAACGGGTCAGCCTGCCGATCGAGGTGGCGGTGCGCGACAACGGCCCGGGCATCTCGGCCGAGCTGCTGCCGGACCTGTTCGACCCGTTCGTCACCACCAAGGCGCAGGGATCCGGCCTCGGTCTTGCATTGGTGGCCAAGATCGTCGGCGATCACGGCGGGATCGCCGAATGCGATCCCGCCCCGCGCCGCACGGCGTTCCGCATCCTTCTGCCGATGTCGAGTGCCCGGGACGGGCGCGAATCGGCGGTCGATCCGTGA
- the dusB gene encoding tRNA dihydrouridine synthase DusB: MTTDHYLSALRRDGAKAEAADPAPLCLLAPLSGVTDLHMRRIARRCGADAVISEMVAAREFTRGSGEATLRAEGSGVDLHVVQLAGCEAAPMAEAARLAEAGGAHVIDVNMGCPAKIVTGIASGSALMRDLDHAERLLAAVRGAVSVPVTVKMRLGWDDASRNAADLATRAERLGLNAVTVHGRTRQQFYKGSADWTAIRAVVAAVSIPVIANGDVTDLASARACLDASGAAGVMIGRAATGRPWLVGQVAAALAGRPAAEPSRAEQAALAAEHYAGLLSLYGRDMGVRHARKHLAAYAETGGALGPAERATLLTTTDPETVLTLLARAFAGAANPVQEAA, from the coding sequence ATGACGACTGATCATTATTTGAGCGCGCTGCGCCGCGACGGTGCGAAGGCTGAAGCGGCAGACCCTGCGCCGCTCTGCCTGCTCGCCCCTCTTTCGGGCGTCACCGACCTGCACATGCGCCGCATCGCCCGCCGCTGCGGTGCCGACGCGGTGATCTCCGAGATGGTGGCGGCCCGGGAATTCACCCGCGGATCCGGCGAGGCCACGCTGCGTGCCGAGGGTTCCGGTGTCGACCTGCACGTTGTCCAGCTCGCGGGCTGCGAGGCGGCCCCGATGGCGGAGGCCGCCCGATTGGCCGAGGCTGGGGGCGCTCACGTGATCGACGTGAACATGGGCTGCCCGGCCAAGATCGTGACGGGGATCGCATCGGGCTCAGCGCTGATGCGCGATCTCGACCATGCCGAGCGCCTGCTCGCGGCGGTGCGGGGCGCGGTCTCGGTCCCGGTGACCGTGAAGATGCGCCTCGGCTGGGACGATGCGAGCCGCAACGCCGCCGATCTCGCCACCCGCGCCGAGCGTCTGGGCCTGAACGCCGTGACGGTCCACGGGCGGACCCGCCAGCAATTCTACAAGGGCAGCGCCGACTGGACGGCGATCCGCGCTGTCGTCGCGGCGGTGTCGATCCCGGTGATCGCCAATGGCGACGTGACCGACCTCGCGAGCGCCCGCGCCTGCCTGGACGCTTCGGGCGCCGCGGGGGTCATGATCGGCCGTGCGGCGACCGGCCGCCCCTGGCTGGTCGGGCAGGTCGCCGCCGCGCTCGCCGGCCGGCCGGCCGCGGAGCCGTCCCGGGCCGAGCAGGCCGCCCTGGCCGCGGAGCATTACGCCGGGCTGCTGTCGCTCTACGGCCGTGACATGGGCGTGCGCCACGCGCGCAAGCACCTCGCCGCCTATGCCGAGACCGGCGGCGCGCTGGGCCCGGCGGAGCGCGCGACCCTTCTCACCACAACCGATCCGGAGACCGTGCTGACCTTGCTGGCACGAGCCTTCGCGGGCGCGGCGAACCCCGTCCAGGAGGCCGCGTGA